In the Vicugna pacos chromosome 24, VicPac4, whole genome shotgun sequence genome, one interval contains:
- the LOC102544839 gene encoding myeloperoxidase, which produces MKLPLALAGLLASLAMLQPSGGATPAVPREVETSVVLTCMEEAKWLVDKAYKERRESIKQRLRSGSASPMELLSYFKQPVAGTRTAVRAADYLHVALGLLERKLRSLWPGPFNVTDVLTPVQLNLLSKTSGCAYQDLAVRCPEKDKYRTITGQCNNRRSPTLGASNRAFVRWLPAEYEDGFSLPFGWMPGVKRNGFQVPLTRTVSNDIVRFPTDQLTPDQERSLMFMQWGQLLDHDLDFTPEPAACVSFLTGLNCETSCLQQPPCFPLKIPPNDPRIKNQRDCIPFFRSCPACTGSNITIRNQINALTSFVDASMVYGSEDPLAMRLRNLTNQLGLLAVNTRFQDNRRALLPFDNLHDDPCLLTNRSAQIPCFLAGDSRSSEMPELTSMHTLLLREHNRLATKLKRLNPRWDGERLYQEARKIVGAMVHIITYQDYLPLVLGPEAMRKYLPKYRSYNDSVDPRISNVFTNAFRYGHTLIQPFMFRLDHRYRPMQPNPHVPLSRVFFASWRVVLEGGINPIFRGLMATPAKLNRQNQIVVDEIRERLFEQVMRIGLDLPALNMQRSRDHGLPGYNAWRHFCGLPQPSTVGELGTVLKNLNLARKLMAQYGTPDNIDIWMGGVAEPLKSKGRVGPLLACLVGTQFRKLRDGDRFWWENKDVFSMQQQRALAKISLPRIICDNTGITVVSKNNIFMSNTFPRDFVNCSTLPALDLAPWRNRD; this is translated from the exons ATGAAGCTGCCCCTGGCCCTAGCAGGGCTCCTGGCCAGTCTGGCCATGCTCCAGCCCTCTGGGGGTGCCACTCCAG CGGTCCCGAGGGAAGTGGAGACCTCGGTGGTGCTGACCTGCATGGAGGAGGCCAAGTGGCTAGTGGACAAGGCCTACAAGGAGCGGCGGGAAAG CATCAAGCAGCGCCTTCGCAGTGGCTCAGCCAGCCCCATGGAACTGCTGTCCTACTTCAAGCAGCCAGTGGCAGGCACCAGGACAGCGGTGAGGGCTGCTGACTACCTGCACGTGGCCCTAGGCCTGCTGGAGAGGAAGCTGCGGTCCCTGTGGCCAGGCCCCTTCAACGTCACAG ATGTGCTGACGCCTGTCCAGCTTAATCTGCTGTCCAAGACTAGTGGCTGCGCCTACCAGGACCTGGCGGTGAGGTGCCCCGAGAAGGACAAGTACCGAACCATCACCGGCCAGTGCAACAACAG GCGCAGCCCCACACTGGGGGCCTCCAACCGGGCCTTTGTGCGCTGGCTGCCAGCGGAGTACGAGGATGGCTTCTCCCTGCCTTTTGGCTGGATGCCAGGGGTCAAGCGCAATGGCTTCCAGGTGCCCCTG ACTCGCACTGTCTCCAACGACATCGTGCGCTTCCCCACGGATCAGCTGACCCCGGACCAGGAGCGCTCGCTCATGTTCATGCAGTGGGGCCAGCTGCTGGACCATGACCTCGACTTCACCCCGGAGCCGGCCGCCTGCGTCTCCTTCCTCACTGGCCTCAACTGCGAGACCAGCTGCCTGCAGCAGCCGCCCTGCTTCCCACTCAAG ATCCCCCCCAATGACCCCCGCATCAAGAACCAACGTGACTGCATCCCCTTCTTCCGCTCCTGCCCGGCCTGCACGGGGAGCAACATCACCATTCGCAACCAGATCAACGCGCTCACCTCCTTCGTGGACGCCAGCATGGTGTACGGCAGCGAGGACCCCTTGGCCATGAGGCTGCGCAACCTGACCAACCAGCTGGGGCTGCTGGCTGTCAACACCCGCTTCCAAGACAACAGGCGGGCCCTGCTCCCCTTCGACAACCTGCACGATGACCCCTGCCTCCTCACCAACCGCTCTGCACAAATCCCTTGCTTCCTGGCAG GGGACTCCCGCTCGAGTGAGATGCCTGAGCTCACCTCCATGCACACACTATTACTGCGGGAGCACAACCGGCTGGCCACAAAGCTCAAGCGCCTGAACCCCCGCTGGGATGGAGAGAGGCTCTACCAGGAAGCCCGGAAGATCGTGGGAGCCATGGTCCAT atcaTCACTTACCAGGACTACCTGCCCCTGGTGCTGGGGCCAGAGGCCATGAGGAAGTACCTGCCCAAGTACAGATCCTACAATGACTCGGTGGACCCTCGCATCTCCAATGTCTTCACCAACGCCTTCCGCTATGGCCACACCCTCATCCAACCCTTCATGTTCCGCCTGGACCATCGGTACCGGCCTATGCAGCCCAACCCCCATGTTCCGCTCAGCAGGGTCTTTTTTGCCAGCTGGAGGGTAGTGCTGGAAG GTGGCATCAACCCCATCTTCCGGGGCCTCATGGCCACCCCTGCCAAGCTGAACCGCCAGAACCAAATCGTGGTGGATGAGATCCGGGAGCGGCTGTTCGAGCAGGTCATGAGGATCGGGCTGGACCTGCCCGCTCTGAATATGCAGCGCAGCCGGGACCATGGCCTCCCAG GATACAATGCCTGGAGGCACTTCTGCGGGCTCCCGCAGCCCAGCACAGTGGGCGAGCTGGGCACGGTGCTGAAGAACCTGAACCTGGCGAGGAAGCTGATGGCCCAGTATGGCACACCTGACAACATCGACATCTGGATGGGCGGCGTGGCTGAGCCCTTGAAGAGCAAAGGCCGTGTGGGCCCGCTCCTCGCCTGCCTCGTCGGGACCCAGTTCAGGAAGCTGCGGGATGGCGATCG GTTTTGGTGGGAGAACAAGGATGTGTTCAGCATGCAGCAGCAGCGGGCCCTGGCCAAGATCTCCTTGCCCCGCATCATCTGCGACAACACAGGCATCACTGTCGTGTCCAAGAACAACATCTTCATGTCCAACACATTCCCTCGGGACTTTGTCAACTGCAGTACACTCCCTGCCTTGGACCTGGCTCCCTGGAGGAACAGGGACTAG